The Brassica oleracea var. oleracea cultivar TO1000 chromosome C7, BOL, whole genome shotgun sequence sequence GATGTAGTGGACATTGATTTCGCTTTATTGAAGAGCAGTTATAGAACGGTTTTGTAGATGAAATGTAACGGTTGGGTTGAGGTTGCAGATGAATAAGGCGAATTAATTGAAGACTTTTCTTGTAAGGAAGGTTAATTGGTTGACATTTGCAGAAATCAGAAACGGTGATGGTAAAGTGGAAGAGATGACGATTGGAAGTTTGCAACGGACATTGTGTTTAGAAGGAGAGTTGAGTTTATTTGAAATGGGCCACTCTGAAATGGGCCGATCATTATTGCGCTCCAATCTGTATACAAAACCATTTTCGAAACACACAGCCCACTCCTTACGAAATGATTAAATAAAACGATGAGTTTGGTGAGAGGGGACACGTGTCATGCGTATAGCAATCGGCTTTCTGACGTGGACGACGACGTGGCGCGTCCTGGAGTGAATAAACAGTACTTTATATATAAAGATTTCTGATCAATTACTCCATAGAAAATATGATTACTCATCTGTCGTGCTTTTCTTCCTCGGCGACCGCCATGGCTGACTTCATCAGCTACGCAGCAAGCATTAGCTACGTCTTTGACCATACCTACTGTAAAAGTGACCCCAAAACATCAGATTAACAAAGATAAAACAATAGAGAATCAAAGAGGCCTGAAGGGGCGATCTATAGCGATCATCGAGAGAATGCATGTAGGCTGATGTAAATTGATTTCTCTTTATTGGAAAGCAGTTATAGAACGTTTTTGTAGATGAAATGGTAACGGTTGGGTTGAGGTTGCAGATGAATAAGGCGAATTGAAGACTTTTCTTGTAAGGAAGGTTAATTGGTTGATATTTGCAGAAATCAGAAACGGTGATGGTGAAGTGGAAGAGACAACGATTGGAAGTTTGCAACGAACATTGTGTTTAGAAGGAGAGTTGGGTTGATTTGAAATGGGCCACTCTGAAATGGACCGATCATTATTGCGCTCCAATCTGTATACAAAACCATTTCCGAAACACACAGCTCACTCCTTACGAAATTATTAAATGAAACAATGAGTTCGGTGAGAGGGGACACATGTCACTCGTATAGCAAACGACTTTCTGACGTGGACGACAATGTGGCGCGTCCTGGAGCGAACAAACAGTACTTTATATATAAAGATACGGCTAACAAATAAAATCAATTTAAATGGTATTGGTGCATAGTTTCATTTTTCTCGATAAAATAGTGATTTTTTTTGTCATTGGGAAGGGATTCAGAGTTTTTTTTTTTTGAACAACCATGGGGTTCAGAGTCTACAAGCTTATTTTTGCATCTAAGTTTTGAATTCAAATGCATTTACGTAATGTACAAAGCAATAACATCCAAATGAGGAGACGAACCATTCGAAATTGAAAAAAAAAAGAATGAGTTGGAGGAAGAAACTTTTAAATAGGTATAAAGAAGATTGCGCCCCTAGAACATCATCTGGAAATATATAATCAAAAATGAAGAACAAAGAAAGTTTTTTTTTTTTAACAAAAGAACCAACTCATACACTCAATAAATTACAGTCGGCAAAAAAAAGCCAAGCATCAATAAGTATATCCAACGATCACATTTACAACTAACATTTCAGCTCCACTGTTTTCGCCAAATGTTTTCATTGGTACTCTTTGGTCCCCTAGTAAGACTGAAAAGGCTAAATTGTGAAAGAGATGATACGTCATGTTCATGTATCAATGGATCATTAACATATTTGTTCCTTTCGTGCCAACTTTTTCTTGAGAAAATTATAGTAACTGCTGGAAAAGATGATTCTCTCAGACTGTCAGATATAATCATATAAATCAGTCAACAACAAATTTAGTAAAAAATAAACGTTGAACTACTTTCTCATGTGCGCTCTATGCGCAAGGCTTGATGCAAACCATATTGGATAATTCCAAGCTTGTGGAAATCTAGATGTTTAATATGTTAAGATAAACACAATAAGGAAATCTAGAAATAAGAAAAATAAGTTTTCTATTTAGGTTAGGTTTGTGTTTTTATATCCCACATGTTAAAGGGAATTCTTTCATATAAATATATGTCTAATGGAGAGGTGTTCCATATGATCTAAGAGAAACTTATCGTGAGCTTTAGTTTTGAGTAGTTTCTAAAGCTAATAAGAAAAGTTGTTCTTATAATTCTTGTGTTTCTAGAGATTTGAATTGGTATCAGAGCCAGGTTAGAAGACTCAATCTAAGCTTAAGTTGAAGTTAAGATCCTGGTGCCTGTGAACAAGAGATCGCGTAAGCAAGATGTCGGACGTAACTAGGGCTCCACGCACAAAGGATCTTGGATCTGCATCCATCCAATGTCCGATGTTGACATCAACAAACTACACAGTTTGGTCGATGAGGATGAAGGTTCTACTTCGTGCTCATGAAATGTTGGACACGATCGAAACCGGTTTAGATGATCAAAAGAAAAACGATGATGCGATAGCTCTTTTATTTCAATCTGTTCCCGAAACTTTGATTCTCCTGGTGGGAGAACAAGTTGCATTAAAAGAGATCTGGAACGCCATGGATTCGCGACACCTAGGAGCTGATTGTGTAAGGGAGGCGAGACTTCAGACGTTGATGACAGAGTTTGATAGGTTGAAGATGGATGATAACGATACGGTCGATGACTTCGCGGGGAAGATATCGGGCCTATCATCCAAAACAACCTCGTTGGGAGAAAACATATAAGAATCCATGATGGTTAAAAAGTTCTTGAAGGGTCTTCCGAGACACAAGTATATCCAGATCGTAGCATCGCTTGAGCACGTCATAGACCTCAACTCGACGGGTTTTGAGGATATAGTTGGAAGGCTTAAAGCGTACGAGGAGCGTGTAGGTGAAGAAACTCAGAAAGAACACCAAGGGAAGCTAATGTTTTCGAACAATGAACATCATAGTTAGAGGGGATATGAGAATTCCCGTGGTAGAGGAAGAGGACGAAATGGTAGAGGCAGAGGTCGAGGTAGGTCACACAACCAAAACCCTGTGTCACACATCGAAGACAAAAACTCGAAGAAGGATCGTTCGAAGGTGATATGTTGGAGATGTGCAAGCCATGTCACTACGAAAATGTCTGTCCCGAGAAGTCAGCAAAAGAAACCAACATAACCGAGACATAAGAGGCTGATGCACTCTATGTACATGAGGTGGTGTTCTTGAAAGAAGATAAGGTGATTTCGAAGAATCTTGATTTCGACAAAGAAAATGCAAGTGTCTGGAATTTGGATACTGCAGTGAGTAATCACATGACGGGAAACAAAATTTTTTTTTCGAGTTTGAATCTCAACACCAAAGGGAAGGTGAAGTTTGGTGATGGATCGTGTGTTGAAATAGTAGGAAAGGGTGTGGTTACCTTTGTGTGCAAGACTGGAGAGAAGAAGACACTCAAAAGACATATATTACATACCTGACCTGAAACACAATATATTGAGTCTTGGGCAAGCAACATAAAATAGATGTGAGGTTAACATGAAAGATGTCTACTTAACTGATAGGCCATGAATTTTACTCACTTTTAACCATGGTTTATAAGTGTTTTTATAACTAATTATTATATTCTAGAGTCCATTTAGTATATTTATGGGATCATGAGTGATTTGGAAGAAAGTGATGATTTTGGAGCATTTTGGAGATATTTGGAGAAAGCATCCGAGCTGACCATCGAGTAAGACAAATGGTCGACATTCAGAGAAAATAATCGATCGATGCACGTCCTGTGACATCGATAGACAGCGAAGTGCGCAGAAGCCCGTTTGGTTCTAGCCGACTTAGAGCCCAAGACTTCACCAATTTACAAGATTACCCCTGATGAGTTTTAACCTAATTATATATAGCTTACCAACATGTTAGAGGCAAGGTGTAACACCCCCGAACCGTTTTGGACATCGGTCAGTCAGCCGGGCAACAATCAAACAAGAACATGCCCGAACGACCTTCCTCTTCCAAGTCCAGAAGTGTTACGACGGGTTGAGAATAGACTTTCCAAGTCACGAACATAATTCTGTAACCCAAAATATCCATTCAAAACTCGTTTCCTCTAATCTTCGGCCTGAGGCTTTGCAACCCGTACCGAGTCATAGAGTTGTGTTAGGTTGGACTAACCTAATATCAGATTCAACACGTCACGAATATAAAATATACTTTATTACATATATTTAAAACATAAAGTTCACAAGCCCAAAATATTATACATAGGGTCCATGGACGCTGCCAAAAGTAAAACATACATTCATATATCTTGAAAACGAGTCTTTAGCAAAAGATGTCCAATCTACACCAGCTCCTACAGTTCCACGAGCGCTATGGTCCTTTCTACTGTTCACCTGCAAAAGGATGTGAGGAGTTTCACTCAGTGAGCCATAGTTCCCTATCTAGCATATACAACTACCNNNNNNNNNNNNNNNNNNNNNNNNNNNNNNNNNNNNNNNNNNNNNNNNNNNCCCGGTCCTCTATCGGACTCGCCGGGGGCTGCCACATCCATGTGTGACACTCGGACTTGGTGATAAATCCAAGTTAAACCGAGCCCACCACTTTCCGGACCACGACCGGCCGGCTTAGTGGTACCATTTGAGGAAGCAATGACCTGCAAACTACTACTAGAACCACCACGAGGTTCTCACACAACAATACCAACACGAGGTACACACCATAACAACATATAATTACACAATCACAATAACCCGGGTGCTTAGACTAGTCTTGCTATCCACTTAGCCCAGACATCGTCTCAAGCCTCGGATCCAAAAACTGACACCTAGACCTCGGATCCACAAACTAACACCTAGACCGGTCCGGCTTTCCTAGCTCGGAAGCCGTATCCGATGTCAGGAACCTGCATTAAAAAATTGTTAACAAACAATTAACTGTGACTCACAGTGATTAAGCGATCTGGCTCGACTCTTTGATTCCAGATGTTGACCAAACCCCTTTTATCCCCTCCAAATCTTCGTCTCGTTACCGTGATGTTAAATCCAAAAAAACAACGTCAATGTCTTGAATAGACTGGTCTGGACTGATCAGAACTCGGAAAAAACCTTCTTTCACTTCTGGACAGTCTTTCGGAACTTCCCGGCAGTTTATCGGTCTTCGAAAATGTCTATACTTCTAAAGCACCTCACTTCTTTCTCTCTATCTCTCTCTAACCCAGGTTTTGGAGTGTCCTTGGTGTGTCTTAATGATGTGAAAATGAACCAGGGTAGCTGGGTATATATAGATTTTGCCTGCCAATAAGAATGAGCCACCTGATCACCTGTGTGTCATCCTGCATGCTTCCGGTCGCATGCGTGGCGACACACAGGCGTCCACATGCCCTGTTGCATGCCTCCTTTACATGCCAGGAGATACCACCGCGTCCACATGGCTCTCAGCATGTCTGGGGTTCATGCGTCGCGACACACGGGCCTCTGCATGTCGGTTCGCATGCGCAGATCGCAGTTACTGCGACACCTCTTGCTTCTGTGTGTCGAGCTGCATGGAACTTCTTCATGCACGTCTTCACCTCCTTNNNNNNNNNNNNNNNNNNNNNNNNNNNNNNNNNNNNNNNNNNNNNNNNTGATCCCTTAGATCAAGCCACCTCGAGCTTCTCGGTCGATTTGCGCGATTTCGGCCCTTCTGGTGAATTTTCGTCCCGCGATCAATCCCGAATATTTTTTCATTCCCAATCTGATGAGCTGAATATTTTAATAACCTGTAGACTAACTTTAACCTTGAGGATAAATATTTCTCGAGCCTTCGGCTTCCCCGAGAAATTCCATAATACCGAAATTATGGTTTTTTTTTTTTTTTTTTAAGGACGGAGTATTACACAAGGTGTGCTTTCTTGTTTTACTATTTTCACAGCAAAAGTTTTCTAGGATTTTTAGGAGATTGAAGAGAAGATCCAAAGAGGTTTATGATTGGAACTCCATTGATATCTATTTATTTATCTATGCACTTTTTATACCTAATTGCAGTTATAAATTGCTTAGCCATGTCTATGTAGTTTTAGGGTTTAAATAGGTTATGAGGGATTAGCCCCAACTATAGATTGATAAGTTGTGATATTCATCATTAGGATTGTCATTAAAGCATGTTTCTAGTTTAGCTAGCTAAAACTAGCTCTAGGAGTTTGGGGTACCGGTCTTCACTTGCATCTCACCCTGAATCCATCCTAATTGAGCTAGGATTGCTAGAGTAAGGCGAGATCTGATCTAGGAAGCCTAGTGAGCACATTCAACCCGCGCGTAAAGCTTGACTAAACGCAACTATCGATATTCCAATCGAATAATCGATCGACGGTACAACAAGTGTATCGATCGATATTCCTATTGAATCATCGATCGACACTTATATCTGGTCAATAGACAAACCTAGAAAGCGAGAGCCGGTTGGTTTGTTTATAAGTGTTGAGCTCTATAATATCATGCATACAACTTGTTAGGCTTCTGTAGGGATTATAATCCTGATTACCTGAATAGAAACCCTAAGTCTAGCTATTTCATCTAAGTACCAAAACCTCAGTCAAATCAATCGAGCAACTGTCTTGCTCACAAATTTGCTATTTAAATTTAATCATAATCAACCTAGCTTAATCACTCTGATTAGATTTATTAGGTCCCTTAGCTCCCTGTGAATTTGATCCCTGTGAATTTGATCCCTAAGTACTACAACTGAACCTCTTATCTGAGAGAGTAATTCACTCCATAGGGTAATTTGAGTGAGATCATTAACTCTCACAGATTCGTGTGGAAGGTTGCTAGTACGTGTTTCAAGATCTCCTAATCGCCTCTACAAGACCCTTATGGGGATAAGCTACCCGGAGTGTTTACATGTAAGGGATGAAGATGCTACATGGAGGTGGCATGCTCGACTAGGACATATAAGCTATGGAGTGATGAACAGCATGGTAAGGAAGGAGATGGTCGTAGGAATTCTGTGTGTAACACACAAAGAAAGCGTGTATGACGCATGTCTCGCAGGGAAGCAGATCAGACATTCATTCCTGACCAATGCCATGTTTCGTGCGACAAAGCCATTAGAGTTATTGCATGGAGATTTGTGTGAGCCAATCACACCACCAACGACCACAAATAATAAGTATGTCTTTGTCTTGATCGATGAATTCTCTAGGTATATGTGGATTATAATATTGAAGAAGAAGAGTGAGGTATTCGATCGATTCAAAAGGTTTAAAGAGAGTGTAGAGAAGCAAACATGGTCATCCTGTAAAACCTTTCGCACTGATAGAGGAGGAGAGTTTACCTCAGCTGAGTTCAATCTATTATGTGAAGAGAATGGAGTCAAAAAGCACCTTACCGCGCCTTACACCCCTCAGCAAAGCAGTGTTGTGGAGAGAAGAATATCGAACGTTAATGGGGAATGACAAGAAGTATGCTGAAGGCAATGAAGATGTCGAACTACTTTTGGGGGGGGGGGAAGGTGTACGACATTCAACTTACCTCATCAACAAAGTTCCTACAAAAGCTTTAAAGGATCAGATGCCATACGAGTGCCTCACGTCGAAGAAACCAAATATCAAGCACTTGAGGATATTCGGTTGTGTAGCTCATGCGAAAATCACTGGGCCTTATCTGAAGAAGTTGGATGAGAGATCAAAGAGTGTGATCAATCTTGGAACTGAGTCGGGTTCCAAAGCCTATAGACTCTATGATGCAGTCGCATGGAATGTGATGGTGAGTAGAGATGTGATTTTCGATGAGAAGAATGCTTGGAACTGGTCTTCTACAACAACCAAGCTGATTGTGAACCAAGTATCCTTAAGCTTCCACATGAGGGTGATATAGAAGAACGTAATGATCAAGGTGATGATCATGGGCAGGCAGCTATAAACCAAGATGATGAAGAAGAAGAAGATGAGGTTCAAAATGCAAACCAAGACGGTGGAGGACAATCGTTGGTGACTAGACAAGGCCGAACCATAAAAAAACCAAGATATCTCGATGATTATGTGTTACTTGCAGATCAAGAAAGTGAAATGCTGCTGCTCACAGTGGATGGCGAGCCAGAGAACTATTTTGAGGCTGAACACATACGAGAATGGGTTGAAGCGATGGTGGCCGAGTTGGAGTCTATCACAAGAAACAAGACATGGGAGCTTGTGGATAGACCGACTGGAGTTAAATCTATAGGGTTGAAGTGGATCTACAAGATCAAGAGAAAGGCGGAAGGCACAGTAAACAAGTATAAGGCGACACTTGTGGCAAAAGGCTATGTACAAAGAAAAGGAATAGACTTCGATGAAGTGTTTGCACCAGTGGCAAGACTCGAAACTATTCGGCTCTTAATAGCCTTTGCAGCAACAAACGGTTGGGAGATACATCACATGGACGTGAAGACCTCTTTCTTGAATGGAGATCTAAAGGAGTTAGTGTATGTAACTCAACCCGAAGGTTTTGAAAAGGAAGGAGAAGAGGATCAAGTGTATGTGTTACACAAGACTTTATATGGATTACGCCAGGCACCCAGAACATGGAATGTGAAACTTGATCAAGTTCTCAAGGAGATGAGATTTAAGAAGTGCACGAAGGAACCATCAGTGTACCGCAAGACTGAAGGAGGAGACGTCTTGATCATAGCCATCTACGTCGATGATCGATTTGTGATGGGAACTTTGCTTAAGGTGATTAAGCAATTCAAGGAGGAGATGTCTAAGAAGTTTGAGATGTCAGATCTAGGTAAGCTAACATACTATCTTGGCATTGAGGTGATTCAAGGAGCAGACACAATCAAAATAAAACAAGAAAAGTATTCTCAAGGAATCATGTGTGACACAAAGATGGAAGTGTGTAACGTAACTCAAATTCCAATGGAGGCGAATTAGAAGATCTCAAAAGCTGAAGATAAACGAGAGATAAATGCTACAGAGTTCAGAAGAATCATAGGATGTTTGAGGTATCAACTTCACACAAGACCCGACCGGTGTTACGCAGTTGGAGTTCTTAGCATATACATGCACAATCCGAGAGACTCTCACGGACAAGCCATCAAGCACATAGTGCGGTATGTGAAAGGAACAAAAAACTTCAGTCTGTTAACAAAAAACTTCAGTCTGTTCTTTAAGAGATATGGGTCAAGGAGTGTCGTTGGTTATAGTGACAGCAGTCACAACATTGATCTCGATGACTGGAGGAGCACGTCACAACATGCATTCTATTACGGTTCAGTTGATCACTTGGACATCACAAAAACAGCAGACGGTTGCATTGTCATCATGCGAAGCTGAGTTCATGGTATCAACAGAAGCAGCGAAGCAAGCTATATGGATCAAAGAATTGTTGAGTGAGATACTAAGTAAAAAGGCGGGAAGGTCAAGGTTAAAAACGACAACAAATCATCCATTGCTCTAACGAAGAATCCAATTTTCCAGGGAAGGAGTAAGACTCAAGAAGTATCACTTCATTCGTGAGTGTGTGGAGAATAGTAAAATTGAAGTGGAGCATGTGCGGGTGGTGAGCAGAAGGCCGACATTCTTAGCAAGCCATTAGCAAGGAGTAAGTTCAAGCAAATGAGGAACTTAATCAGAGTTCAAGAAATTGTCTCCTTGGTTCAAGTTGGAATTAAAAGGGTGAATGTTGGATAATTCGAAGTTTGTGGAAACTTAACATATTATTAGATGTTTAATATATTAAGATAAACACAATACGGAAACCTAGAAATAAGAAAAAAAAGTTTTCTATTTAGGTTAGGTTCGTGTTTTCCGTAGCCCATTTTCATATAAATATAGGTCTAATGTAGAAGTGTTCCATATGATCTAAGAAAAACATATTGTGAGCTTTAGTTTTGAGTAGTTTCTAAAACTAATAAGAAAAGTTGTTCTTATAATTCTTATGTTTCTAGAGATTTGAAACCATACAAACAATTTCAAATATCTAATGAGTTTTAGGACTTGAGTGAATCCTAGTACTATATATACAATAAACATAGCAAGGTGAAACATTCACCAATGATTTCCAAAATTTTAATGATTAATAATTTAATATATAGTATATGTCATTCGGTCCTTTAAATAATTAAATTAAATATATGTATTTATCATTTAATAATTGTTTTAAGTCCCACGATTTCATAGCCGGTCAGCCAGTACTGGTGCTATATAGGAAAAATTCTATAAAAATATCCAACTAAATTTTTTTGTTAAGTTTTTTACTATCCAAACTTTTTCGCTCTCCGCTTTAATACCTCAACTAACTATTTTTCCCATTTTAATAAACAAACTTTTAATATGGTGCTCATTTTAATACCCAAACTGTGTTTCTTTTAATTAAAAGTATTAATAAGTTTCAAATAAGTTTTTTAAAAATCTCTAAAATTCACAAAACAATCTTCAAAATTCTAATTTTAGAAATAAAAATATCTAAATTGTGGATAATCTTAAATTGAGTAATACAAGTTTAAAGTTGTAAATATCAAATTTAGTTTATTTTCGAAAATAGAAAACAAATTTATTTTTCTTCCTTCAAAATTAAGTTTTTCTAAATCTAAAATTCTATGCATAATTTAGTTGCCTTCTTTCCTATAACAAAAATAAAAGTGGGAATTTTAAAGATTTTATTTTAGATTTTAGAGAATTTTTTTAATTTTATTTCAACTTATTAATATTTTTGATTAAAATAAATAAAGTTTAATATTAAAATGAGCACAATTTTAAAAGTTAATGTGTTAAAATGGACAAAATAATTAGTTGAAATATTAAAGTAGCTAGCGATAAAGTTTGGGTATTAAAAAAACTTAACAAATATTAGTTGGGGTATTTTATGAAATTTTCCTTATAGGTAACTAGGTAAGCGAAGATGATTCTCTTCTAAACTCCAATTTTCACATGATGACATTACTTGTCTCTTAACCGAATAATCATATACCAAGTTCTTTTTCTTATCACATTTACAACGTTTTCTCCTACTAAGATTGACTTATCCTTCAAGCATGCGTTAATACAAATAGGCGATTGATTCCAACTTTACTTGTTTTCACTTGGGCTCCCATTTAATGACTGAAAAAGTAAATGTGTGAAACATTTAAATCAAAGAGAATTTTGATCTAAAGTTTTCAAAGGACTGGTTTGCAGCAGACATTGTTGTAAACACCACATCATATGTTTGTGTTAAGAAAATTTTACCCTCAAAGATATATTTCATATTTCCAATTACTCAATAAGGCACATTAGACTTTGAGAACACTTTCACCTACTGAATTGATCTATATACCCTTAAACTAGTTATTTTTGTGTTCTTTTGCGTTTCCTAACCAAACAAAATTGACTGATTATTAAAAAGTCAATAATCCATTAATTCTGTTGAAAACCAATCCTCTTTAGCAAAATAAAAAAAAACCTAAATCCGTAAATCGACTGAGACTCTTCACGAACCCCAATCATTTTTTTTCTCCACTCCAGAACATAATCTGGAAAAATCTATCTCCTACAAGCTTCTATTATCGAAACTACCGGTTTGGAGAGTCTCCCTTGCGGAATCAAAGCTATCGAAATCGGTCGGCGCTGTGGTTCACTCCAAATCTCCAACATGGAAGGTCCGTTTCTCTCTTCTGTTCTCCAACATAAGATTTTCTAGTTTAGTTTTGTCTGAGTTCTCGATATAAACCTCAACTCTATGTTTTTTTGTTTAAATCTGCAGAAAAGTTTTATCCTTTATTCCTCAACTCCGACATTCACTCGGCACCTATCATTGATTCCTCACCACTTCACAACTTGTCTAACCACTGCTCGTCGCACTACCACACAATCCCCGTCCACACATCGTCCGAACACACACTTCGTAACCACTCAACTCCTGACCACACATCACCCGTCCACATAATCTCTGACCATAAAGCTGCCGAACAGCTGACGCCTAACCATGACTTGCCCGACCACAACTCACCCAACCAACAACAGCCTTAGCAACCCGTCTTCTGCCGCCGCACATGATACACCTAATGGGCACCTTTGTTTTGCTCTTAATGTTCCCTTCAGATTATGTCTACTCATGTACTTTAATTCCACGAACTGAGTATGTGTGGCTCTTTTGGTATTTGTGGGAACCGAAATTCGCACTGTCGATTTACGTTTAAATTAGGAAACTAGGAAAACCCTTTCCCAGAGGTCCCGGATCTCTGCGAGAGCCAACGGCAAGTGACCAAATATATGCGGAAATCATGAAAAGGTAACAAACGAGTTTAGAGAAAACAGTAGATCTTATTTCGAATCCGCGTGAGAGCGTTGCGATCATTACAAAGGGGTGCCATTTGTGGTCTACACCGACGCCTCCGGGGTTGGAGTGGGATGCGTACTCATGCAGGAGGGAAGGGTGATCGCCTACGCATCCAGACAGCTGCGGAAACATGAGACTAACTACCTAACACATGACCTAGAGTTAGCAGCAGTGGTATTCGCCCTTAAAATCTGGAGATCGTACCTATACGGAGAAAAGGTGCAAATTTTCACAGATCACCAGAGTTTGAAATACATGTTCACCCAAGGAGACTTGAATCTACGGCAACGCAGGTGGATGGAGCTGCTAGCAGATTACGACCTGGTCATCGATTACCACCCCGGGAAGGCAAATCTGGTGGCAGATGCCTTAAGCCAAAGGAAATCGGATGTTTCCAGAGCAAAGGAAACTCAGGAACTCGCCACGGCCATAACAAAACTACGTCTCTGTGCGATGACAGTAAACGAGGAGGGCGCCGGACTAGAGGTCGTGGAACAAGCTGACCTACTGAGTCGAATCAGTAAGGCCCAGGAGATGGACTCCACTCTCCAAGGGATGGTCGACAAGGAGGTGAACGGGTACCGTACGGCTGGGAATGGTACTATCGTATTTAAAGGCTGAGTGTGCGTACCAAATGATGGGAAACATGAAATGGGTTGGCTACGGTCTTCGGGAGATAGCATTAAAGAGTAGACGAGAGTGAATGGATTCGTGTCGTATCGATTTTTAAGAAAGCACGGTCGCTACGTAGCGACCGAGTCGTGTGCGTGTTCGGTCGCTACGTAGCGACCGAGCCGTGTACGTGATCGGTCGCTACGTAGCGACCGAGTTTCGGTGAGAGCTCGGTCGCTACGTAGTGATCGAGCCGTGTACGTGCTCGGTCGCTACGTAGCAATCGAGCTTCGGGGAGAGCTGGTCGCTACGTAGCGACCGAGCTTCAGTGAGAGCTCGGTCGCTGCGTAGTGATCGAGCCGTGTACGTGCTCGGCCACTACGTANNNNNNNNNNNNNNNNNNNNNNNNNNNNNNNNNNNNNNNNNNNNNNNNNNNNNNNNNNNNNNNNNNNNNNNNNNNNNNNNNNNNNNNNNNNNNNNNNNNNNNNNNNNNNNNNNNNNNNNNNNNNNNNNNNNNNNNNNNNNNNNNNNNNNNNNNNNNNNNNNNNNNNNNNNNNNNNNNNNNNNNNNNNNNNNNNNNNNNNNNNNNNNNNNNNNNNNNNNNNNNNNNNNNNNNNNNNNNNNNNNNNNNNNNNNNNNNNNNNNNNNNNNNNNNNNNNNNNNNNNNNNNNNNNNNNNNNNNNNNNNNNNNNNNNNNNNNNNNNNNNNNNNNNNNNNNNNNNNNNNNNNNNNNNNNNNNNNNNNNNNNNNNNNNNNNNNNNNNNNNNNNNNNNNNNNNNNNNNNNNNNNNN is a genomic window containing:
- the LOC106302391 gene encoding uncharacterized protein LOC106302391, with the protein product MSDVTRAPRTKDLGSASIQCPMLTSTNYTVWSMRMKVLLRAHEMLDTIETGLDDQKKNDDAIALLFQSVPETLILLVGEQVALKEIWNAMDSRHLGADCVREARLQTLMTEFDRLKMDDNDTVDDFAGKISGLSSKTTSLGENI